The following nucleotide sequence is from Pseudonocardia abyssalis.
TCGAGACCGCCAACACCGAGACCCCGACGCCGCTCAACCCGCTGGGGGCGAAGGGGATCGGCGAGTCCGCGACGGTCGGGGCCACCCCGGCGGTGCAGAACGCCGTCGTCGACGCGCTCACCCCGCTCGGGGTGCGGCACGTCGACCTGCCGTGCACCCCGGAGCGGGTCTGGCGGGCGGTGCAGGACGCCCGTGCGGGCACCCTGCCCGACCCGTGGCGCGAGCCTCCGGCGATCTTCGCGACGCTCCCGGTCCGCGGGGGAAGGGCCGCGGCCCCGGAGGGCGGGGAGATCTGAGGGCGGGCCGCGGCGGTGGAGCGGGGTCAGCACGTGGGTGACGGCGACGCGGCGGCGTCGCGGGGGGAGCCCGAGCGCAGACGCAGACTCGCCGCCAGGCCCAGCGCCAGGAACGCGCTGGCCGTCCGCGCCGCGGTGCGGGCCCCGTCGGCGAGGGCGGCGACGGCCGCGGTGGCCGGGTCGGGGGCGAGCCCGGCGACGGCCCCGCCCGCTCTCCCGCACGGCGTCGACGGGCCCGACCGTGCCGCGCCGCGCCGAGCCGTGCGGTGAGGCTCCGGCCCGGCTCGGTGAACAGCACCGACCCGAGCACCGCGATGCCCAGCGCCGAGCCGAGCTCCTGGGCGGTGGGCGCCGAGGCCGCGGTCGTCGTCCGTTACCTGCGCGGCGTCGCCGAGGCGATGCGGCGCTACAGCGCGGGTGACCCCCTCCGTTCCGCCAGGTGCGGACCGCGATCGGGTGGCTGCTCATTGACGCGTCGCGGTGGCTCCAGAAGGGTGTGACGCGACCCACACGCAGTCCACATGAGGAGTCGATCCCGTGAGTTCGTCCATCGACAAGGTCCTGCAGGACGCCGTCGACGCCGGAGCCGTACCGAGCGTCGCGGCGATCGCAGCCGACCGGAACGGCGTCATCTACGAGGGCGCGGCGGGCCCGAAGGCGGCCGGCAGCGACGACCCGCTCACCGTCGACACCCACTTCCGGATCATGTCGATGACCAAGATGGTGGCCACCACCGCCGCGCTGCAGCAGGTCGAGAAGGGCACGCTCGACCTCGACGCCCCGATCGCCGACTACTGCCCCGAGTTCGCCGACGTCCAGGTCCTCGACGGCTGGGACGGCGACACCCCTCGGCTGCGCGCGCCCGCCAGCGCCGCCACGGTCAAGCAGCTCGTCACCCACACCTCGGGCCTGGGCTACTGGTTCTGGAGCGAGGACCTGGTCAAGTGGGAGGCCGCCACCTCCACGCCCAACGTGCTCTCCGGCGCCAACGTCGTCTTCACCGCACCGCTGCTCGCCGACCCGGGCACCGCCTACATCTACGGCATCAACACCGACTGGCTGGGCAAGGTCGTCGAGGCCGCGAGCGGCACCACGCTCGATGTCGCGATCAAGGACGGGATCACCGGCCCGCTGGGGATGAACGAGACCGCGTTCGCGCTGAACGAGGGCTGGAAGGACTCCACGACGCCGGTCCACGTCAAGGGCGAGGACGGGAAGTGGATCGACTCGGGCATCGAGCTGAACCAGACGCCGGAGTACTGGGCGGGCGGCCACGGGCTGTACTCCACGCCGCGCGACTACATCAAGTTCCAGCAGGCGCTCCTCGGCGGCGGCGAGTTCGGCGGCGTGCGGATCCTGCAGCAGGCCACCGTCGACCAGGCCTTCACCAACCAGATCGGCGACCTCGACTTCCCGGCCGCGATCCCGACGGCCGACCCGGCCTCGACGTACGAGTTCAACGCGGGACCCGGCTACAAGTGGGGCCTCGGGCTGCTGCTCAACACCCAGGACGTCCCGGGCATGCGCCGCGCGTACAGCGGGGCGTGGGCGGGTCTGTGCAACACCCACTTCTGGGTGGACCCGACCACCGGCATCTGCGGCTCGATCTACTCCAACTTCCTCCCGTTCGTCCCGCCGGAGGCGCTGCAGCTCTACGCGGACTACGAGAAGGCCCTCTACGCCTCGCTCTGACCGGTCTCCGCCCGCCCCCGGATGCACCCCGGGGGCGGGCTGGGCGAGACTTCCGGCGTGACACCCGCGACGGAGGAGACACGATGAGGCTGGCCACGATCCGCACCGCCACGGGGCACCGTGCGGTGCGGGTGGACGACACGACGGCGGTGGAGACCGGTGACGCCGACGTCCGCGCGCTGCTGGAGCGCCCGGACTGGGCCGCGCACGCCGCGGCGGCCGCCGGCCCGTCCCACGACGTCGCGGGCCTGGACTACGCGCCGTTGGTCCCGTCGCCGGAGAAGATCGTCTGCGTGGGCCTGAACTACCGCGACCACGTGCTGGAGATGGGCAACGAGCTGCCCGAGTACCCCACGCTGTTCGCCAAGTACGCGCCGTCGCTGGTGGGCGCGCACGACGAGATCGTGCTGCCCGCGGCGTCGGAGAAGGTCGACTGGGAGGCCGAGCTGACCGTCGTCATCGGCACCCCGGTGCGCCACGCCGACCGCGAGCAGGCGCAGGCGGCGATCGCCGGCTACACCGTCGTCAACGACGTCAGCGTGCGCGACTTCCAGCGTCGCAGCAGCCAGTTCCTGCAGGGCAAGACGTTCGAGCACTCGACGCCGATCGGGCCGTGGCTGGTCACCCCCGACGAGCTGCCCGACGGCGGCTGGGCGATCTCCACGACGCTCGACGGCGAGACGATGCAGAGCTCCTCGACCTCGGAGCTGGTGTTCGGGGCGGTCGACCTGGTCGTGTACCTCTCGGCGATCCTCACCCTCAACCCCGGCGACGTCATCGCCACGGGCACGCCCGGCGGCGTCGGCCACGCCCGCAAGCCCCCGCGCTACCTCACCGACGGCGCGGAGCTGGTCACCTCCATCGCCGGGGTCGGCGAGCTGCGCAACACCTGCCGCAAGGAGAAGCGGTGACGCGTCTCGACGAGACGCTGGCCTGGGCGGGCGACGGGGCGGCCCACCTGCGCGGGCTGATGGCCCGGATGGGCGACGACGCGTTCGCCGCCCCGTCGGGCCTGCCCGGCTGGAGCCGCGCCCACGTCCTGACCCACGTCGCCCGCAACGCCGACGGCATGATCAACCTGCTGACGTGGGCGCGCACCGGGGTGCCCACCCCGGCGTACGCGAGCGTCGAGGCGCGCAACGCCGACATCGAGGCCGGCGCGACCCGCAGCCCCGCGGCGATCCGCGACGACGTCGTCGACTCCTCCGACCGGCTCGCGCTGGCCGTGCGCGAGATGCCGAAGCAGGCCTGGTCGGCGCACGTGAAGAACGTGCAGGGCGTGGAGATCCCGGCCACCGACATCCCGTGGCTGCGCGCACGCGAGATGTGGATCCACGCCGTCGACCTCGACGTCGGGGCCTCGCTCACCGACCTCCCGGTCCCGATGCTGGTGGAGCTCGTCGGCGACGTCGTGCGGGTCGTCGGCGCGAAGCCGAACTGCCCGCCGCTGCGGCTGGTCGCCTCCGACGCCGAGCACGGGTGGACCCTCGGCGACGGCAGCGGACCCGAGCTGAAGGGGCCCGCGGCCTCGCTCGCGGCCTGGGCACTGGGCCGCTCGCGCGGCAAGGACCTGCGCACGTCGGAGGGGAAGAAGCCCCCGGTCCTGCCGCGCTGGCTCTGACCGCCGCCGCGCCCGCGAGTCGCCGTTCCCACGCCCGCGAGTCGCTGTTCCCACGCCCGCGAGTCGCGGTTCCCACGCCCGCGAGTCGCGGGATTCCGGCCCGCGAGTCGCGGGATTCCCGCCCGCGAGTCGCGCCGCACCCGGCCGTGGCAGGCTGCCCGAGTGACCGCCCGTCCTGACTTCGCCGCCGTCCGTGCCGAGTTCGGTCTCCCGGACGTGTTCCCGCCCGCGGTGCTCGCCGAGGCCGCCCGGGCGGCGGCGCGTCCGCCGTCGCCGGGCCGGCTCGACGCGACCGACCTGCTGCTCGTCACGATCGACCCCCCGGGGTCGAAGGACCTCGACCAGGCGGTGGGCGTCGCCCGCGACGGCGACGGCTTCCGCGTCCACTACGCGATCGCCGATCTCGGCGCCGTCGTGGAGCCGGGCGGTGCTCTCGACCGCGAGGTGCTGCGCCGCGGCCAGACGATGTACCTGCCGGACGGTTCGGTGCCGCTGCACCCGACGGTGTTGTCCGAGGACGCCGCGAGCCTGTTGCCCGACGGCCCGCGCGCCGCGGTGCTGTGGACGATCGGGCTCGACGCCGTGGGCGAGGTGACCTCGGTCGACGTGCGGCGCGCGGTCGTCCGCTCGGCTGCGCGGCTGGACTACGCGGGCGTGCAGGCGGACGTGGACAGCGGGCGGGTGCACCCTGCGATCGCCGCGCTGCCCGAGCTGGGGCCGCTGCGACGCGCGCTGGCCGTCGCGCGCGGCGCGATCGAGCTGGAGCTCCCCGAGCAGGAGGTGCTGCCCGACGGCGACGGCGGCTGGACGGTGCAGGTGCGTCGGCGCGTCGACGTCGAGGACTGGAACGCGGAGATCTCCCTGCTCATCGGTATGGCGGCCGGCGCGATGATGCTGGAGGGCGGGGTGGGTCTGCTGCGCACGCTGCCCGCGCCCGACGAGGGTGCGCTGGGGTCGTTCGCGAGGACCGCCGCCGGGCTGGGGTTCACCGTGGAGCCGACGGTGCACGCCGTCGCGACCCTGCTGGCCGGGCTCCCGCACGACGACGCCCCGGCGCTGGCCCTGCGCCGCGCGGCCACCACGCTGTTGCGCGGGGCGGGCTACACGGGTTTCGGCGACGGCGTCGCCGCGCCCGCCGACCCCGGGCACGGTGGGATCGGGGCGCCGTACGCGCACGTCACCGCGCCGCTGCGGCGACTGGTCGACCGGTTCGGCACCGAGGTCTGCCTCGCACTCGCCGCGGGGGAGGACCTCCCGGGCCGGCTGCGCGCGGCCCTGCCGACGCTGCCGGAGGTGATGAGCGCGTCCGACGCCACGGCCGCGGCCGTCGACCGGGCCTGCGTCGACCGCACCGAGGCCGCTCTGCTCGCGGGGCGGATCGGCGACGTGTTCGAGGTGATCGTGCTGCGGCCGTCGGCCGAGGACGGCGCGGCGGGCGAGGTGTACCTCGTCGACCCGCCGGTGCTCGCGCGCTGCGAGGGACCGTTGCGGGCGGGCGTCACGGCGTCCGTCCGGCTGACCGAGGCCGACCCCGCCACCGGGCGCATCACCTTCTCGGCCGCACGTAGCTGACCGGTGACTGAGCGTACCCTCACCTCGGCGGTACGAGGGTCCGCCAGGATCCGGAGGTCCGCGCGTGTTCCGCTACGGCATCGAGCACGAGGTCGCGCTGCTGCGCGCCGACGGCCGCTTCGCCGACTTCACCGACGTCGCGTACACCGAGGTGCAGTCCGTCGTCGACGGGCTGCCCGAGGACGCGGCCGACTACCCCGACCTGCGCGTCGGCGACCAGGGGATCAAGCACAAGCGGTGGTACGTCGAGGGCTACGAGCGGTTCGACGACGGCGGCGAGCTCGTCCGCTGCGACCCCAAGGGACTGGAGATCCGCACCCGTATCCACGACAGCGTCGAGGACACCGTCGCCGCGCTGCGGGCCGACCAGCACCTGCTCGACGCCGCACTGGCGGACGGCGACCTGCGCACGTGCGTCGTCGCGTTCAACCCGGTGCGGTCGGACTACGCGATCGAGCCGCCCCTGAACCCGTGGGAGGAGAAGCACCGGCAGGGTTCGCCCGAGGAGCGCACGGCGCA
It contains:
- a CDS encoding serine hydrolase domain-containing protein, whose amino-acid sequence is MSSSIDKVLQDAVDAGAVPSVAAIAADRNGVIYEGAAGPKAAGSDDPLTVDTHFRIMSMTKMVATTAALQQVEKGTLDLDAPIADYCPEFADVQVLDGWDGDTPRLRAPASAATVKQLVTHTSGLGYWFWSEDLVKWEAATSTPNVLSGANVVFTAPLLADPGTAYIYGINTDWLGKVVEAASGTTLDVAIKDGITGPLGMNETAFALNEGWKDSTTPVHVKGEDGKWIDSGIELNQTPEYWAGGHGLYSTPRDYIKFQQALLGGGEFGGVRILQQATVDQAFTNQIGDLDFPAAIPTADPASTYEFNAGPGYKWGLGLLLNTQDVPGMRRAYSGAWAGLCNTHFWVDPTTGICGSIYSNFLPFVPPEALQLYADYEKALYASL
- a CDS encoding fumarylacetoacetate hydrolase family protein, which gives rise to MRLATIRTATGHRAVRVDDTTAVETGDADVRALLERPDWAAHAAAAAGPSHDVAGLDYAPLVPSPEKIVCVGLNYRDHVLEMGNELPEYPTLFAKYAPSLVGAHDEIVLPAASEKVDWEAELTVVIGTPVRHADREQAQAAIAGYTVVNDVSVRDFQRRSSQFLQGKTFEHSTPIGPWLVTPDELPDGGWAISTTLDGETMQSSSTSELVFGAVDLVVYLSAILTLNPGDVIATGTPGGVGHARKPPRYLTDGAELVTSIAGVGELRNTCRKEKR
- a CDS encoding maleylpyruvate isomerase family mycothiol-dependent enzyme, with translation MTRLDETLAWAGDGAAHLRGLMARMGDDAFAAPSGLPGWSRAHVLTHVARNADGMINLLTWARTGVPTPAYASVEARNADIEAGATRSPAAIRDDVVDSSDRLALAVREMPKQAWSAHVKNVQGVEIPATDIPWLRAREMWIHAVDLDVGASLTDLPVPMLVELVGDVVRVVGAKPNCPPLRLVASDAEHGWTLGDGSGPELKGPAASLAAWALGRSRGKDLRTSEGKKPPVLPRWL
- a CDS encoding RNB domain-containing ribonuclease, which translates into the protein MTARPDFAAVRAEFGLPDVFPPAVLAEAARAAARPPSPGRLDATDLLLVTIDPPGSKDLDQAVGVARDGDGFRVHYAIADLGAVVEPGGALDREVLRRGQTMYLPDGSVPLHPTVLSEDAASLLPDGPRAAVLWTIGLDAVGEVTSVDVRRAVVRSAARLDYAGVQADVDSGRVHPAIAALPELGPLRRALAVARGAIELELPEQEVLPDGDGGWTVQVRRRVDVEDWNAEISLLIGMAAGAMMLEGGVGLLRTLPAPDEGALGSFARTAAGLGFTVEPTVHAVATLLAGLPHDDAPALALRRAATTLLRGAGYTGFGDGVAAPADPGHGGIGAPYAHVTAPLRRLVDRFGTEVCLALAAGEDLPGRLRAALPTLPEVMSASDATAAAVDRACVDRTEAALLAGRIGDVFEVIVLRPSAEDGAAGEVYLVDPPVLARCEGPLRAGVTASVRLTEADPATGRITFSAARS